The Streptomyces sp. M92 nucleotide sequence CACGGGCCCGCCGCTCGACTGGCGGCGGGCCCGGACGGCCACGGGAGACAGCGGCCCGCGGGTCAGCCGACCGCCTTCTCGATGCGCTCCGCGGTGGTCTTCCACGCCTCGTCACGCGAGTCGCCCTGCTCGATCAGGGTCAGGCCCTGGGAGAAGAGGTCCTTGATCGTGCCGTCCTTGCGGCCGAGGACCTGCTTGTCGGGTATCTCCTGGGCGGCGGCGCCGAAGATCTGGCCGATCGGCGCGTCGCTGAAGTACTCCGACTTGGCGTTCTTGACGTCGGGGGACTGCAGCGCCTGCTCCGAGGAGGGGATGTTGCCGATCTCCTTGAAGATGTGGGCCTGCTGCTCGGGCGCGGTCAGCCAGGCGACGAGCTTCTTGGCCTCCTCCTTGACCGGGCTCTGCTCGATCACGCCGAGGAAGGAGCCGCCCCAGTTGGCGCCCTTCGGGGCCCGGGCGACGTCCCACTTGCCCTTGTTGGCCTCACCGGCCTTCTCGCTGATGTGGCTGAGCATCCACGCCGGGCACACGGCCGTGGCGAACGTGCCGTTGGCCAGGCCCGGGTCCCAGCCCGGCTGGAACTGGCGGAGCTTGGCGGTGAGCCCTTCCTCACCGGCGTCGGCGGCGAGGTTCCACGCCTCCTTGACGGCGGGGTTGGTTTCGTGGATCAGGTCGCCCTGCTCGTTGTAGTACTGCTCGGGGTAGCCGTAGACCATGGCGTTGAACAGGCCGCTGGCCGCGTCCATGTAGGCCACGTCGTCGCCCTTGAAGTCCTTCTTGAAGGTGCGGCCGACCTCGACGTACTTCTTCCAGTCGCCCGCCCACAGCTTGGCGACCTCCTCGCGGTCGGTGGGCAGGCCGGCCTGCTCGAAGTAGTCCTTGCGGTAGCAGACGGCCATCGGGCCGATGTCGGTGCCCAGGCCCAGCACCTTGCCGTCCTCGGTGCTGATCTGCGACTCCTTCCAGGGCAGGAAGTGGTCGGTGCCCGCCGTCTTGGAGAAGTCGGCGAACTTGTCCGCCTGCGTCTCGGTGATCTCCTTGGCGCGGCCGATCTCGATGCCCTGGATGTCCTTCAGGCCCTTGCCGGCGGCGAGCCTGGTCTGCAGCGCGGTGTAGTACGTCTGCTCGTCACCGGCGATCTCGGCCTGGATGTCGACGTCCGGGTTCTCCTTCTCGTACTTCTCGAGGAGGCCCGTCTCCTTGATGCCCATCACCCCGTACATGCCCATGGTGATGACGGTCTTGCCGTCCTTCTTGCCGCCGCCGGTGACCGAGTCGTCACCGCTGCTGCAACCGACGACGAGTGACAGCGCGCCGACGGCCGCGACCGCCGCCACCGCCCTCGTGCGCAACGAACCGAGACTGCCCATGGATCTCCTCCTAGCGACGGCGCTCACACATGGAGTGGGAACGTGCCCAATTTGGTGGGCACGTTCCCACCCGGCGCAGTGAAGACTCGTGGGAGCGCGCCCATCTGTCAATGACTTGAACACAAGTTGCCCGTGAGTCCGAGGCCCCGCGTTCGCCTCCCGGTCCCCGAAGTCGCTCCGCGCAGGGCGGCGTCTGCAAGAATTGCCGCTGGTCACCTCCGCGGCAGGCATCGCCGCCGCGGCCGCCGAGGGGGGAGTACATGACCGGAGACCGCCGTCCCACGATCAAAACGGTCGCCGCCCGTGCCGGCGTGGGCCGCACCACCGTCTCCCGGGTCGTCAACGGCTCGGATCTCGTCAGTGCCGACGCACGGGCCCGCGTGCTCGCGGCCATCAAGGAACTCAACTACGTTCCCAACTCGGTCGCGCGCGGCCTGGTCACCAACCGCACCGACGCCGTGGCCCTGGTGATCCCGGAATCGGAGAGCAGGCTCGGGTCGGAGCCGTTCTTCGCCGCGCTGATCCGCGGCGTCAGCGGCGCGCTCGCCGACAGCCGGACCCAGTTGCAGCTGATGCTCGTCCGTGACCAGGCGGAGCGGGACCAGTTGACCGAGTCGGTGGCGACCCGCCGCGTGGACGGTGTCCTCCTGGTCTCCGTGCACTCCGAGGACCGGTTGCCGGGCATGCTGGAGGAGATGGGTTTGCCCACCGTGCTGGCCGGCCGCCGGGACGCGGGCGAGCGGCTGAGCTACGTCAACTCCGACAACGCCGGGGGTGCCGCCGCGGCGGTCCGGCACCTGCTCGGCAGGGGCCGGAGGAGGATCGCCACGATCGCCGGGCCGCTGGACATGGACGTCGGCCGCAGCCGACTGACGGGCTGGCGGAGGGCGCACGAGGAGGCGGGGCTGCCCGCCGGGGAACTCCTGGTCGAGGCGGGTGACTTCACCGAGGAGGGCGGTAGGCGGGCCATGCGTTTGCTTCTTGAACGCGTGCCGGATCTGGACGCGGTCTTCGCCGCCTCCGACCTCATGGCGGTCGGTGCTCTGGCCGAACTCCGCGAGCGGGGCAGGCAGGTGCCCGGGGACGTCGCCGTCGTCGGGTTCGAGGACTCCGTTCTCGCCCGCCACACCGATCCGCCGCTCACGACGGTGCGTCAGCCGGTGGAGGAACTGGGCCGGACCATGGCCCGTATCCTCACCGACATCACGCGGCACGGCGCACCCCGGCAGCAGACGACGCTTCCGACGGAGTTGGTGGTGCGCGAGTCGTCCTGACGCTCAGCCGAGCCGGTCGGCCAGATCGGCCAGGCCGTCGGCGTACAGGTCGAAGCGGTCCGACGAGGCGGGCGGGTCGCCGACGGGTCGGGCGACGTAGGCGGTGCGCAGGCCGAGGGCCTGTGCACCGCGCAGGTCCCAGGCGTGGGCGGCGACCATGAGGAGCCGGTTCGGCGGTCGGCCGGACACCGTGACGGCCAGCCGGTACACCGCCGGGTCCGGTTTGTAGCTGCGGGCGTCCTCGGCGGACAGCGCCTGGTGCCAGCGCAGTCCGGCGTGGGAGTTGAGCTGGAGCAGCGCCGTCCGCCCGGCGTTGGAGAGGCCGATCAGCGGGAACCGCTCGGCAAGCCGGGCGAGCCCCGGCACGGTGTCGGGCCAGGGCGGGAGCCTGCGACCCGACCGGGCCAGTTCCTCGACGGCGGCCGGATCGTGGACTCCGGCGGCGTCGGCGACAAGCCGGGCGGCCTCCAGATCGAGGACGTCGCTGGTGAGGTAGGGCCGGGCACCGTCGAGGACGCGGCGCTGCTCCCGTTCGACGTGGCGCTGCCACAGTGCGAGCAGTTCCTCGGCCCCGGCCTCGTCGACGGACGGGGCCAGCGCGCGGATTCCGGCGCGGATGCCGGCGGGTTCGTCGACGAGCGTGCCGAGCACGTCGAGGACGAGGGCGTCGATCTCCAGTGGTTGCATGGCAGAGGGCTCCCGGAGGACTACGAGGGTGCGGTGGTGGCAGTAGTGCCAACATCGCCGGGAGCCGACCGGATTCCTGCCCATGCCGAAACGACCGGACCGGGGCCGTGGAACGGTTCACCCCGCGTCGGGCAGCGCTCCCGGGCACTCGCCGTCCTGCGCCTGCCGCGTGGCGCGGCGCGCGTTCTCCTCGCGTACGGCGTCCAGCCAGCGCCACGGCCTCAACTCGTCCAGGGTGAGGCCGGGGCAGGCGAGTTGGTGAGGGATGCGGCAGGCCGAGCCCGGCGGGGGCTCGCTCAGTCCTCCGTTCCAGGCCTGCCCGCCCGGGTCGACGTGCCAGCGGTGCCCTGCGGGGACCAGGTGGGCGGGGACGGTGAGCCCGGGTTCGAGCAGCACGTGCTGACCGGTGTAGGTCAGGCGGCGTTCACCGGTCAGGCCGCAGTACGGGCAGACGGGCCGGGCAGGAGGCTCCGGCCCGGTGGCTCCGTCTTGTACGGCTTGCCTCCGGTCGGCGCTCTCCCAGGAACGCGGAGCGTCGACGGGTGACTGCCGGCTGCTGTCGGGGCCGGGCAACGGGACGAGTCGCGGTTCGTGTGTATCCGCCATGAAGGTGAGGGTGCGGCGCGGGCCGGAGGGCGGGTAGGGCGCAAAGCGGGCGCAAGGGCGGCATGGAGGTAGACCGGACGGGGCTCACGGACCCCCCGAATACCCGAATAACTTGCGTTTCACGTGAAACCGGACGGCACCCGCCGGAAGCGGCCTCGGATGTGCGGCAACGCGTCGCCGGGAGCGGCGGCATCTTCGCTCCCGGCTCGCTCCGGCCCTGCGCGTACCCTCAGGCGCCGACCGGTGAGCGCGGCTCGCGCCGCATGGCCCACAGCACCGGCCCGCCTCCCGGCAGAGCGAACTCCTCGCGCACGGTGAAGCCGAAGTGCTCGTAGAACCCGAGGTTCGACGACTTGGAGGACTCCAGGCAGACGGGCAGGCCCGCCGTGTCCGCCTTGGCCAGCCCCGAGCGCAGCAGGGCGGCTCCGTGTCCCCCGCCCTGCGCGGCCGGGTCGGCGCCCAGCACCGCCAGGTACCAGTGCGGTTCCTGAGGAGTGTGCCGGCCCGCGGCCTCGACCGCGTCGCGGAACAGCCCGGCCCGGTCGCCGAGGATGCTCACCAGTTCCTGGATCGTCTCCGCGTCGGGCACGGCCTGCGCCTGGCCCTCGGGCGGCACCCAGAAGGCCGCCGCGGCACCCGTACGCTCGCAGACGCCGTGGCGGACGTACTGCCGGGTGAAGATCGTGGTGAAGTAGCGGCCCAGCGCCTCCTGGCGAGAGGAGACGTCGGGGAAGAACCAGCGCATCATGGGGTCGTCGTCGAAGGCACGGGCCAGGGTCGCGCTGACCGCTGCGGCGTCGTCCGGCGTCGCCGTCTCCGGAGTGCTCGTTATCGGCATGAGGCCATTCTGCCCGACAGTTGATCTTGACGGTCCGGCCGGTACCCGGCTGACGCGTGTGCGCCTGGCAGACTGGCGGACGTGACAGCGCACGAGACGGTACACGCACCCGCGTTCGCGCAGCTGATGCGGGATCAGGACGCCACCGAATCCGTACGACGGGATCTCGGGGAGTGCTGGGCGACGGTCATCAACGCCGGGGGCGCGGTCGTGCCCATGGGCTGCCCCCTTCCGCCGGTCTCCCCGCGGCAGCTGGAACCGGCGGTGGACGCGATCCTGCGGGGGCTCGCTCCACAGCGCGGTCGATTGCTCCTGGCCTCCGTCGGGGACGCTCTCGCGGGCTGGGTGCTGCTGCGCCGCGAGGCGCACGCCCTGGAAGCGCACTGCGGAACGGTGAACCACCTTCAGACCCACGTCCGTTTCCGCGGTACGGGCGTCGGAGCCGCCCTGATGCGCCGGCTCCCCGCGATCGCCCGCGAGGAGATGGGCCTGGAACGGCTGCGGCTCACGGTGCGGGACGGTCTGGGCCTCGAGGACTTCTACCGCGGGGTGGGCTGGTCCGAGGTCGGCCGGTGGCCGGGCGCGCTGCGCGTGGCGCCCGGCGACGACCGCGACGAGATCCTGATGAGTCTCGCGCTCTGACCCGGCGCTCAGGGCCCTGCCCCGCCCCGGTCAGTCACCCATGACCGCCACCAGCACCGCGCTGTCGCCGAACCTCCAGACCGGCGCGACATGACGGAAGCCGGCCCCGGCCAGCAACTCGGCGTGCCGCTCCAGCGCGAGGTCCTCGCCCCGCCCGCTCCCGCCGTGGGCCTCGTGGCGCCGCGCACGCTCGGCGTACAGGTCGGCGAGCTCCGGGTCCCGCGCGGCCGCGCCCCACCACGCGTGCCAGTCCTCGTGGGCGTGGCCGCCGGTCCGCTCGGCACGGCGCCGCCCCACGTGCGCCGTGATGGCCGCGCAGGAGGCGTCGCCGGGCGGGAAGTGGTCGCCGTTGACGAGTACCCCGCCCGGGCGCAGCAGGGCGGCAAGCCGTCGGTAGGTGTCCAGCAGGACCGGTTCGGGGAGGTAGTGCAGGGCCGTGGTCGAGACGGCGGCGTCCAGCGGGCGGTCCAGCCCGAGGGCGTCGGTCCAGCCGTCGGCGCCGATCACGGTGTCCACGTAACGGGCGGCGTCGGCGTGGTGGGTCCGCCCCAGCTCGAGCAGCAGGGGGTCCATGTCGGCGGCGACGATCTCCGCCTCCGGCAGGCGGCCGACGAGCCTGGCGGCCAGGGAGCCCGGACCGCACCCGAGGTCGAGCAGGAGCGGGCGGGGGCGGCCGGCGGTGACGTACTCGACGACATCCGTGATCACCGTGAACCGTTCTTCGCGGTCCACGGCGTAGCGCTGCTGCTGCCGCTCCCAGCGCTCCACCCACGTCCCGGCCACCGCCATGCTGATGCCCATCTGGTCGCGCCACCTCTTCCGATCCGCACCCGTCGTGGTCGGGTCCGAATCTACAGGTGGAAACGGTTATCAGTTGCCTCATCGGTCGCCGGTTCACGCCAACGAGGCGAGTACGCCGTGCAGGCGGTCGATCTCCTCCTCCGTGTTGTACGCGTGCACGCTCACCCGCACCGACCCCTTCCCGTCTTCCGCGCCCGCCTGGCAGAGACTGTCGGCGCGCACCATGAAGCCGTGGCTGTAGAGGATGAATCCGAGGTCGTCCGAGGGGATGTCGCGGTGCCGGAAGGTGACGATGCCGTGGCGCCGCTGGTCCCCGGGAAGCACGGAGTCGGCGGCCAGGCTGGCGGGGCAGCCGAGGACGTCGTACGCGTCGAGGTGCCGCAGCCGGTCGGTCAGCCGGGTCGTGAGGCCGGCCGTCCAGCGGGCGATCCGGTCCACTCCGGCCCGGTCGAGCCAGTCCAGCGCGGCCCTTAACGAGACGATGCCCACCGTGTTGGGCGTACCCTGCCAGCCACCCGGCCGGAACACGGGCCCGCGCGCGTTGCGCGCCCACACCGCCCCCGAACCGGGCAGGGCCATCGCCTTGTGCCCCGAGAAGACCACGAAGTCGACGTCCAGCGACGGGTCGGCGAGGTCGACGGGCAGATGGCCGACGCTCTGGGCCGCGTCCAGACAGATCGGCACGTCCGGGCCGACCGCCGCGCGGATGCGGTGCACGTTCATGTCACCGCCGTAGACGTGGTGGACGTGGGTCGCGGCCACGAAGCGGGTCCGGGGACCGACCAGGCCGCCGAGCGCACGGTGGTCGTAGTCGCCCGACACCGTCTGGTACGGCAGGGCGCGGACGCGCACCTGAACACCGCGTTCGGCCAGCGACTGCCGGGCTTCGAGCCACGGGTCCAGGTTGGCGCGGTGGTCGGCGAACGGCACGAGGATCTCGTCGCCGTCGGAGAGGTACGGCACGAGCCAGTCGCGGGCCACGGTGCGCAGTCCCTCGGTGGTGCCGCTGGTGAAGTGGACGGTGGAACGGTCCGGTTCCGGATCGTGAAGGAACGCCTTGACCCGCTCCCTGGTGTCCTCCACGAGCCGGGTGGTCTCGTTGGCCCAGGGGTAGGTGCCCCGGCCGGCGTTCGCGTTCGACGTCGTGAGATAGGCCTGGGCGGCCTCCAGTACGGCCCGCGGCTTCTGGGAGGTCGCCGCGCTGTCCAGATAGGCCGACTCCGGGTGGGCGGTGACGATGGGGAACTGCTCCCTCAGCTCCCGCTGCCACATGTGGTCCTGGGCGGCCGGGAACGGGTGGCCGGCGCTCACTCGCGCACCAGCGGCGCGCCCGCGTCCCGCCAGGCGACGATCCCTCCGGCCAGGCTCCGCACGTCGGGGTGGCCCATGCGGGTCAGCAGCGCCGCGTGGCGCAGCGACTTCTCGCCCACCGGACAGGCCAGCAGCACCGGTGTCCGTTTACTGAAGGGAAGTCCGCCGCGGACGAGTTCCTCGAACAGCTCGTCGACGATGTTGACCGAGCCCTCGATGTGCAGGGCCGCGTAGGCGTGCGGGCTGCGCAGGTCGACGACGAGCGGCCGGGGATCGCTGTCGGCGATCCAGCGGCGGGCGTCGTCGACGCTCACGGAACGGGCGTTGGCCCGTACGTCGTCCTCGGTGAGCCCGGCGAGGGTGGGCACCCGGCTCGCCCTGCCCAGCAGTCCGGGGCGTCGAGCGCGCACGTAGCTGAGGTAGCTCTCGGCCCGGTCGCACACGATGAACACCGCGGTCTCCCGGCGTCCCGTCCCCTCCAGTGCCTCGTCGGCGTCCCGCAGGTGCCGTACCGCGCCCTGGTAGGCGGCGCCCCCGGTCGGCCCCGACAGCAGTCCGCAGCGGCGGATCAGGGTGAGCATCCCGTCGATGGCCTCGCCCGAGGTGACGGACTCGATCGTGTCGTACGTCGCGGGGTCGAACAGGCCCACCTGGTGGACCTCGTCGATGGTGCGGATGCCCGGAATGAAGTCGGACTTGTGGGCGACCAGGCCGAGGACCCGCACGTCCGGGTCGTGCTCGCGCAGCACCCTGGCGACGCCGGTCGAGGAACCGGCCGTGCCGACACAGGCCACGAACCAGTCCGGAGCCCGCCCGTCCAGGTCCTTGACGATCTCCGGTCCGGTGCCGGAGGCGTGGGCCTCGACGTTGCGCGGGTTGAAGTACTGGTCGGTGTGCAGGTAGGTGCTGCCCGGCTCGGTGAGGGCCTGGTGGAAGTGGGTCAGCGGATCGTCCGTGTCGGTCGGGTCCAGGCATTCGCTGCGCCCGGGCAGCTCCTCGATCTCGGCGCCCAGGAGCAGGAGCAGTTCCTTGATCTCCGGTACGCGCATGCGGTTGGTGACGCTCTTGAACTTCAGGCCGTGCATGCCGGCCAGCAGGGCCAGCGCCTTGGCGGTGTTGCCGCTGGAGAGCTCGACGACCGTCCCCTCGCCGTCGCCCGCGCCTTCCAGGTGGGGGCGGGCCATGTGCCAGGCGGGACGGTCCTTGACGGAGCCGAACGGGTTGAGCATCTCCAGCTTCGCGTACAGGTCGATGTGGCGCAGGCCGTGCACGGCGGGGTCGATGCGGACGAGCGGTGTGTTGCCGATGGCGTCCGTGATGCTGTCGTACCTCATGCGGGCGTTCCCCCCGGGTGTGTGATCGGCCAGTAGTCCTCGTCCGGGCACCAGCGCCAGGAGTCGCCTTCCTTCTCCACGGCCACGGTCCGCGCCGACGGCTGCCGCTGCGCGTGGTGGGCGTGGAAGTCCATCGCGTAGCCCGCGGTGTTGACGAAGGCCAGCACGTCACCGGGGCGCGGCAGTCTCGGGAGGAACACGAGCCGACGGGTGATCAGGTCGGCCTCCAGGCACAGGTTGCCGACCAGGTGGACGCCGACCGGGGCCTCCGGCTCCGGGTCGCCGCCCGGGCCGTCCCCCGGCGGGTCGCCGCGGGACAGCAGCACGGGATCCATCAGCACTCCGTGCTCCTCCAGGCTCACGTCTCCCGCGTTCATGCCCAGACGCACCAGGTACGGGTCCGGGCCCGCGCCGGTGCCCCGGACGTCCAGCACCCGTGCCAGCGACAGTCCGCACTGGTCGACGAGGGAACGGCCGGGTTCGATGTGGAGGTCGTGGAGGTGCTCGAGGAGGAGCCTGCCCGACTCCCGGCCCAGGACCGGCGCCGGGAGCGAGAGCAGCTCGTCGAGGTAGCCGGGGCCGGCGTCGGGGCGGTGGCCGGGGTACAGGGCGACGGACCCGCGCACCGTGCCGCCCTCGTTGCGCAGCCCGTAGCCGTGGCCGCGCCAGGTCAGGGGCGGGCGGCCGCCGAGGACCGCCTCGCTGAGCGCGGTGGTCCAGCGCTGCCACTCCCCCGCGTCGGCTACGTAGCCGACGCCGAAGCCGCCGCCGATGTCGACGGCACGCGGCGCGAGGCCCCGCTCGCGGCAGGCGTCCATGAGCAGCACGCACTGTTCCAGGGCACGGACCTTCTCCTCCAGGCCGGTGGTGTCCAAGTGATAGGCGAGACCGGTGAGTTCCACGGCGTCCGAATGCCGCTCCAGGGCCGACCAGAGTGCCCGCGCGTCCCGCACGGGTGTTCCGAAGCGGCTGCGCCGGGACAGCAGGCGGGTGCCCGCTCCGTGCTGGCCGGCGGTCGACTCGAAGCCGGACAGGCGCGCCAGCACACGGACCCGGCCGAGCCCGTGGGCGCGTACGAGAGAGGCCAGTTGCTCCAGCTCACGCGGCGAGTCCAGGTTCACCGTGGCACCGACCCGGGCCGCCAGCCACAGGAACTCCGGGTCCTTGGGACCGGTGGCCATGACCCGGTCCCCGGTGAAGCCGCAGCTCAAGGCATGCCGCAGCTCCGCGAGCGACGCGACGTCGACTCCGACGGCCGCCGGGTCCTCGGCCGCCAGTCTGCGCACCAGGGCGCTGGAACGGTTCGCCTTGTGCGCGAAGTAGAGCCGGCCGGTGAGACGGTGGCGGCGGTAGACGGCCCGGAAGCGCGCCGCGTTCTCGGCGACCGTCTCGGGCAACAGTACGTTGAGCGGAGATCCGAGGGCGTCGACGAGTGAGTGCAGGAACGGTGCGGCGCCCAGCAGTGAGGCGAGCGGCGGTTCCACCCGCGGCCTCAGATATAAGGGCACGTCCACGAAAGACCCCTCCCCGTGTCGGCCGACCGTCGTTTCGACGACCGTTCGGGAGTAGTCGTTTCCAGGTACACGCTCCGCTAAGCCTCGGTTCCGGTCGGTGAGCAGGCCTCGGCGATCGAAAGGCTGTTCTCGTACAGGTGATGCCGGGTGATCCTGCCGCCCTCGACGGTGAGGCGCAGCGCGAACGGGCCCTCGAAGGACTTTCCCGTGGCACGTACCGTTCCGGAGAGGTAGCCCGTCAGGACGGCGTCGGTGCCGTCGACGAGGAAGGCGTCCACACTGGCGTGCGCGTCCTCGGGCACGGTGTGGGCCGTCAGCTCCTCGGACTGTGCGGCACATTCGGCGGCCGTGGAGCGCGGCCGGATCCAGGGGACGGTGGGGTTGTCCGCCAGCAGCCAGTCGACCTCGTCGGCGAAGAGTCCGGCGAGGCGATCGGTGTCGCCGGCGAGCCGGGCGGCGAGGAAGGCCCGCACGACGGCGCGGGTCGCCTCGGTGGTCGCAATCGTCGGATCCGCGGTGGACTCGGGGGACACCGGCATCGTCTTCTCCTCTTCGGATCGCGGCGGCTCCCGGCGGCTGTCCGTCGGGGCCACGCCGATGCCCCGATCCTGCCGGGGCCGTGGGAGGGCGGTCGATTACCCCGGAGGTAGGGCCGCGGACGGTGGGCCGACGGTCAGGGTTCGAGCGGCGGGAGTCCGTCCAGTCCGGTCTCGCGCATGATCCGGTCGACGGTCCCGGCGAGTGTGCTGTCGGCGCCGATGACGGCCTCGACGCCTTCGCGGAGCAGATCGCGCGGCCGGTACCACTCACGCAGTCGTGCCTCGTCGACCTCGTGCGCGTTCGGCTTGGTGGCGTGCCGCGCCAGGGTCTCGTCGAGCGGTACGTCCAGGTAGTAGCCGTGGGTGGGGCCGCGGTGGTCGGCGCGCAGGCGGGCCAGCATGGCGCCGTAGTGGTCGGCGTACAGGATGCCCTCCACCACGACGTGGTAGCCGGCGTCCAGGGCGTAACGTGCCGTCTGCTCGATGAGGCCGATGTTCGCCGCTCCGGGCCGGTCCCGTTCCCGGAGGACGGTCCGGCGGAGGTTGTCCTGGCCGACCAGGGCGAGGCCACGCCCGAATCTGCCGCGGACACCGGCCGCGACGGACGACTTGCCCGAGGCGCTGTTGCCGCGCAGCACGACCAGCCGGGTCTCTTCCGTGCCCACCCTCATCCGCGGCACGCTACCGGCAACCGCCCCTGGCCGATCCGCCGTCGCCCGGGGCGACGAAGCCGCGGCCGCTTGCACCCGAGTGGAGCAGCGGGGGAGCGTGAAGCGTTTCCGCACGGGCCGCCGTTCGTTGAGGTCGGCATGATCAAGAAGCTCGCCTGTGCCTCCGTCCTGGCCACCGCCCTCCTCGCGGCCGCGCCCGCCGCCGAGGCGGCCCACGAACCCGCCCTCTCCTCCGAAGTCCCCGGCGGACCGCTCCTGAACAGTCTGCTCGGTTCTCTCGAGATCGGACATCCGGCCACCTCCCCCCAGTCGCTGCTGCCCGAGGGGCTCGTCGGCAGGTGACGGGGTACCGCGCCGAGCGTGGTGGTGCCTAGTCGCCCCTTCGGCCTCGGATCAGCCGGTTCACCGTTCCGGTCCACCGGCTGATCCCGGCGCCGCCGGGCCGCGGCAGCCTTCCCGCAACCGGCGTCCGCCGGCCTCCAGGGAGTCGTCCGATACGGGGACGCCGAAGTGAGGCGGGGGAGCGAGAGGCGCGCGGGCGTGGCCGTGCTGAGCGGGCGGGCCCTGGTCTCCGCCGCGGCCACCGCGCAGGCCGACGCGCGTACCGCCGGAGCTCCGGACGTCATCGCGCACCGGGGCTCCTCCGGAACGGCCCCGGAGAACACCGCGGCCGCCGTCGACCTGGCCGTCGAGCAGCGCGCCGACTTCGTCGAGATCGACATCCCGCGCACCAAGGACGGCAGGCTGGTCGACCTCCACGACCGCACCATGGAACGCACCACCGACATCGAGGAGGTCCACCCCGGCCGGGCCCGCTACCGCGTCTCGGACTTCACCTGGGCCGAGCT carries:
- a CDS encoding Y4yA family PLP-dependent enzyme; its protein translation is MDVPLYLRPRVEPPLASLLGAAPFLHSLVDALGSPLNVLLPETVAENAARFRAVYRRHRLTGRLYFAHKANRSSALVRRLAAEDPAAVGVDVASLAELRHALSCGFTGDRVMATGPKDPEFLWLAARVGATVNLDSPRELEQLASLVRAHGLGRVRVLARLSGFESTAGQHGAGTRLLSRRSRFGTPVRDARALWSALERHSDAVELTGLAYHLDTTGLEEKVRALEQCVLLMDACRERGLAPRAVDIGGGFGVGYVADAGEWQRWTTALSEAVLGGRPPLTWRGHGYGLRNEGGTVRGSVALYPGHRPDAGPGYLDELLSLPAPVLGRESGRLLLEHLHDLHIEPGRSLVDQCGLSLARVLDVRGTGAGPDPYLVRLGMNAGDVSLEEHGVLMDPVLLSRGDPPGDGPGGDPEPEAPVGVHLVGNLCLEADLITRRLVFLPRLPRPGDVLAFVNTAGYAMDFHAHHAQRQPSARTVAVEKEGDSWRWCPDEDYWPITHPGGTPA
- a CDS encoding nuclear transport factor 2 family protein translates to MPVSPESTADPTIATTEATRAVVRAFLAARLAGDTDRLAGLFADEVDWLLADNPTVPWIRPRSTAAECAAQSEELTAHTVPEDAHASVDAFLVDGTDAVLTGYLSGTVRATGKSFEGPFALRLTVEGGRITRHHLYENSLSIAEACSPTGTEA
- a CDS encoding AAA family ATPase, which produces MRVGTEETRLVVLRGNSASGKSSVAAGVRGRFGRGLALVGQDNLRRTVLRERDRPGAANIGLIEQTARYALDAGYHVVVEGILYADHYGAMLARLRADHRGPTHGYYLDVPLDETLARHATKPNAHEVDEARLREWYRPRDLLREGVEAVIGADSTLAGTVDRIMRETGLDGLPPLEP